In one Bactrocera tryoni isolate S06 chromosome 5, CSIRO_BtryS06_freeze2, whole genome shotgun sequence genomic region, the following are encoded:
- the LOC120776908 gene encoding mucin-17, giving the protein MKVALALLCLCSTVWASTKPIAIPDCILAASDGYAYPPPKVQLSVTPARAKYKLSSQSDGGYINIDSVKSSESYYESGAAIKEGGITYADQPLKTPGILQPQIAISKTVLLPPKVETISNAYLPPAANVVPKLALTSPGLSESYPTLPNIQLQSLSAPTISKSAAYESSGYSYYQSSPTISKTTAYVNPLQAGPIRSYAPAISYSAPYTQKLGNALASVSLTKLEGNLLAEKTSTPLGSYSYAPNLASTYISTAPSSAGYQSQYLTSSEDLSKYSTSGGISHQYVSKPIQRISVGLPALPKISTVVAPAVSKVQTYVAPAVLSSAGVSKYGTSGAYSHQQISQPVQSTSYVTGIGAPATPLVAPAVTSIGYATPSISSIHSGSQSVKYASGGAVSHQYVSKPLQIASNQAAPIATVGTVAIPALSKVEAYAAPTVTKYPSRIGISKLGGYGASTITQYTSGHGISSGAISHQQVSKPLQPLTYSAPAISKVALVAPVVTPAVTQYSTGSGLSSIHSGSQSVKYSGGGAVSHQYVSKPVQTVSYAAAPIAKIPTASIPVLSKVETYASPSITQYTSGLGVSKYGSYAAPTISQISSGHGLSSGAISHQEVIRPVQTLTYTAPAAPKLSVIKPILQPALTSIPTGAQSVKYENSGAVSHQYVSKPLNTVNYVATPVAKVPPVAVPAIAVPSLTQYSSSQGLSKSINYATPAVTSISGGSYASYGSSGAISHQHVSKPVQSVTYSAPSITKISAAAPAVTPVLTQYASGPGLTSVHTGSQSVKYESGGAVSHQYVSKPVQTVSYAPAPIAKAPTLAVPAIAKVATYATPAVTQYSSGHGISSGAISHQYVSKPIQPLTYSAPAISKVATGISSVTPIVAQYPSGSGLTSLSSVAAVAPVVAPTLTQYTSGSGLTSVHSGLQSVKYASGGAVSHQYVSQPVKTVGYASAPVAKIATVAAPAIAIPAVAKVGVYAAPATTQYSSGLGISSGAISHQHVSKPLQPLTYASPAITKVAAVAPIISPALTQYSSGSGLTSVHSGLQSVKYASGGAVSHQYVSQPVKTVGYASAPVAKVAAVAAPAIAIPAVGKVGVYSAPTITQYSTGLGITSGAVSQPLTYASPAITKVAAVAPIVTPALTQYSSGSGSQSVKYASGGAVSHQYVSKPVVSYGPAPVAKVAAVAVPSVAKVGVYASPAITQYSSGLGVSQAGYSYGTAPAAATIQLASPSIKSIQSGSQSLNYASGGAISHQQVSKPAQSLLFATQAATLTTPAKGYLAPALSITKPSAYPAPGVTSIQSSTGFAKYGSSGSFSQQYVSRQPILQSGSSVTISNVNAYTAPSTATVVTSPAIAKVATYAAPALTSTIHTSTGLGGLSTSGATSTQYSGISSKTGIAGLTLTSPDLGLGKYLSNGVVLQQQQIPIATSLAHSLSGKSSYRYSALTPLSSIGYSPAPIAHGSYYGAIALGHSGLSPILKLDGSGPSALHGLGGNLGISTLKLGTQPALPLLKSQGEILNGYAHGIGGIGPLGGGLYRYAPSVSPLLTQSASPTAYLKAQPTLKIQPAVIKTIPEKHYEHYSDHARYAFEYGVNDPYTGDIKHQKEERDGDVVKGEYSLVEPDGNVRTVKYYADWETGFHAEVINSRDSAKLVTKRSSPKS; this is encoded by the exons ATGAAG GTAGCATTAGCATTATTGTGCCTTTGTAGCACAGTGTGGGCTAGTACGAAACCAATTGCGATTCCAGATTGTATACTCGCTGCATCCGACGGCTATGCTTATCCACCACCAAAAGTCCAGCTGTCAGTGACTCCTGCCAGAGctaaatataaattatcaaGTCAATCAGATGGcggatatataaatattgattcGGTAAAATCCTCCGAATCATACTACGAGAGTGGAGCTG CAATAAAAGAGGGAGGTATTACATATGCAGACCAACCGCTCAAAACGCCGGGTATTTTACAACCCCAAATTGCTATTTCAAAAACCGTTCTTCTACCGCCAAAGGTGGAAACGATCTCTAATGCATATTTACCGCCAGCCGCTAATGTCGTGCCAAAACTTGCATTAACTTCACCGGGGTTATCCGAATCTTATCCCACATTACCCAATATACAGTTACAAAGTTTGTCTGCGCCAACTATTTCAAAGAGTGCTGCATATGAGTCATCTGGTTATTCTTACTATCAGTCCAGCCCAACAATTTCGAAAACCACTGCGTATGTTAATCCACTACAGGCTGGGCCTATAAGATCATATGCACCTGCAATATCCTATAGTGCTCCATACACACAAAAATTAGGAAATGCATTAGCCTCGGTATCATTAACAAAATTGGAGGGTAACTTGTTGGCCGAAAAAACGTCCACTCCACTTGGCTCCTACTCGTACGCGCCGAATCTTGCAAGCACATATATTTCAACCGCACCGTCTTCAGCAGGATATCAATCCCAATATCTAACATCTTCCGAAGATTTATCTAAATATAGCACAAGTGGTGGAATTTCTCACCAATATGTTTCGAAACCTATTCAACGAATTAGCGTCGGCCTTCCGGCTCTACCTAAAATCTCTACAGTTGTAGCACCAGCAGTCTCTAAAGTGCAAACTTACGTCGCACCAGCAGTTCTCTCTAGCGCCGGTGTCTCAAAGTACGGAACAAGTGGTGCCTATTCGCATCAACAGATCTCACAGCCAGTGCAATCTACATCGTATGTGACAGGAATAGGCGCACCAGCAACACCGTTAGTAGCGCCGGCAGTAACGTCGATAGGTTACGCAACCCCATCCATTTCATCCATTCATTCAGGATCTCAGTCTGTAAAGTATGCAAGTGGTGGCGCAGTTTCGCACCAATATGTTTCAAAACCGTTACAAATAGCAAGCAACCAGGCCGCACCTATAGCCACAGTTGGCACTGTTGCTATTCCAGCTCTATCAAAAGTCGAAGCTTACGCTGCACCCACAGTAACAAAATATCCTTCTAGAATTGGAATTTCTAAACTTGGCGGTTATGGAGCCTCTACTATTACACAATATACTTCAGGTCATGGAATTTCTAGCGGTGCAATTTCCCATCAGCAAGTTTCTAAACCTTTACAGCCACTTACTTACTCAGCTCCGGCGATCTCAAAAGTTGCCTTGGTGGCACCAGTCGTTACACCGGCTGTTACACAATACTCAACAGGCTCCGGTTTATCATCTATACATTCAGGATCACAATCTGTAAAATATTCCGGTGGTGGCGCAGTTTCGCATCAGTATGTCTCGAAACCTGTACAGACAGTGAGCTATGCTGCTGCACCAATTGCGAAAATCCCGACTGCTAGCATTCCGGTTCTCAGTAAAGTTGAAACTTATGCCTCGCCCTCTATTACTCAGTATACGTCTGGTTTGGGAGTTTCCAAATATGGCAGCTATGCAGCACCCACTATTTCTCAGATTTCTTCAGGTCACGGACTTTCTAGTGGCGCCATCTCTCATCAAGAAGTCATTAGACCGGTGCAAACACTAACTTACACCGCACCTGCAGCACCCAAACTTTCTGTCATTAAACCTATTTTACAACCAGCACTAACTTCTATTCCAACGGGCGCTCAATCTGTCAAGTATGAAAACAGTGGTGCGGTTTCGCACCAATATGTTTCGAAGCCATTAAATACTGTAAATTATGTCGCAACGCCAGTAGCTAAAGTGCCGCCGGTAGCGGTTCCGGCTATTGCCGTCCCCTCTCTCACCCAATATTCATCTAGTCAAGGCTTGTCGAAATCTATTAACTATGCAACTCCAGCTGTAACATCTATTAGCGGTGGCAGTTATGCTTCTTACGGTTCGTCCGGTGCTATATCGCACCAGCACGTTTCCAAGCCTGTACAATCAGTTACTTATTCAGCTCCTTCAATAACTAAGATCTCTGCAGCGGCACCAGCTGTAACACCTGTTTTAACACAATATGCTTCGGGCCCTGGATTAACTTCAGTACACACAGGTTCACAATCGGTCAAATACGAAAGTGGTGGCGCTGTCTCACATCAATATGTATCCAAACCAGTGCAAACAGTGAGCTATGCACCTGCCCCAATTGCAAAAGCACCTACGCTTGCCGTTCCAGCAATAGCTAAAGTGGCCACTTATGCGACTCCTGCCGTAACACAATACTCATCAGGCCATGGCATATCAAGCGGCGCTATTTCACATCAATACGTTTCGAAACCCATTCAACCATTAACGTATTCTGCTCCAGCTATTTCAAAGGTTGCTACCGGGATATCATCTGTTACTCCTATTGTGGCCCAATACCCATCGGGCTCGGGCCTAACATCTTTAAGTTCCG TTGCTGCCGTGGCGCCTGTTGTAGCGCCGACTCTCACCCAATACACTTCCGGGTCGGGCTTAACGTCTGTACATTCGGGATTACAGTCAGTGAAATACGCAAGTGGTGGTGCAGTTTCACATCAGTATGTATCCCAGCCTGTGAAAACTGTAGGTTATGCGTCAGCACCTGTGGCAAAAATAGCGACGGTTGCTGCCCCTGCCATTGCTATACCTGCCGTTGCAAAAGTGGGAGTCTACGCCGCACCTGCTACTACGCAATATTCTTCAGGTCTCGGAATCTCTAGTGGAGCTATTTCACATCAACATGTTTCCAAGCCCCTGCAACCGCTGACATATGCAAGCCCAGCAATAACTAAAGTCGCCGCCGTGGCACCTATTATAAGCCCAGCACTCACCCAATACTCTTCAGGGTCAGGCTTAACGTCTGTACATTCGGGATTACAGTCAGTGAAATACGCAAGTGGTGGTGCAGTTTCACATCAGTATGTATCCCAGCCTGTGAAAACTGTAGGTTATGCGTCAGCACCTGTGGCGAAAGTAGCTGCAGTCGCTGCTCCTGCCATTGCTATACCTGCCGTAGGAAAGGTTGGAGTATACAGCGCACCTACTATCACGCAATATTCAACCGGTCTCGGTATAACAAGTGGAGCTGTGTCACAACCCTTGACTTATGCGTCCCCAGCAATAACTAAAGTCGCCGCCGTAGCGCCTATAGTTACGCCAGCTCTTACCCAATATTCTTCAGGCTCAGGTTCACAGTCCGTCAAATATGCAAGTGGTGGCGCAGTTTCTCACCAGTACGTGTCGAAACCTGTTGTAAGTTATGGACCAGCACCCGTGGCAAAAGTAGCAGCAGTTGCTGTTCCCTCCGTTGCAAAGGTAGGCGTTTACGCTTCACCTGCAATTACCCAATATTCTTCTGGATTAGGAGTATCACAAGCTGGCTACAGCTACGGCACGGCTCCCGCAGCTGCAACCATACAACTTGCCAGTCCGTCTATTAAATCGATACAGTCGGGTTCACAATCTCTAAACTACGCTAGTGGAGGCGCTATTTCACACCAACAAGTTTCAAAGCCGGCACAATCTCTGCTGTTCGCCACACAAGCTGCAACATTGACAACCCCAGCTAAAGGTTATCTCGCGCCTGCACTCAGTATAACAAAACCATCAGCATATCCAGCTCCTGGCGTAACCTCTATCCAATCAAGTACtggttttgcaaaatatggcTCCAGCGGCTCATTTTCACAACAATACGTCTCCAGACAACCCATACTACAATCGGGGTCCAGCGTCACGATAAGCAACGTTAACGCATACACAGCACCCTCCACCGCGACAGTGGTAACTAGTCCTGCGATAGCTAAAGTAGCAACTTATGCCGCACCTGCCTTAACATCAACGATCCATACAAGTACCGGCTTAGGTGGATTATCCACAAGTGGTGCGACATCCACTCAATACTCCGGTATATCTTCCAAAACAGGTATAGCTGGACTAACCCTAACTTCACCGGATTTAGGTTTGGGTAAATATTTATCCAATGGCGTGGTCctacaacagcagcaaattCCAATCGCAACCAGTTTGGCACATTCGCTTTCTGGCAAATCTAGCTACCGTTATTCCGCTTTAACACCGCTTAGCTcaa TTGGCTATTCCCCCGCTCCCATAGCGCATGGTTCATACTATGGAGCGATCGCTTTAGGACACAGCGGTCTATCACCAATTTTGAAACTAGATGGTTCGGGACCAAGTGCTTTGCATGGACTCGGGGGTAATTTAGGTATTTCGACATTGAAATTAGGAACCCAACCAGCCTTGCCACTTTTAAAGAGCCAAGGAGAAATACTTAATGGCTATGCACATGGAATTGGCGGCATTGGACCGTTAGGCGGTGGACTCTACAGATATGCACCATCAGTATCGCCTCTACTGACGCAGAGCGCCAGTCCCACAGCGTACTTAAAAGCCCAACCGACACTCAAAATACAACCAGCTGTTATTAAAACGATTCCAGAAAAGCACTACGAACATTAT AGTGATCATGCAAGATACGCCTTCGAGTATGGTGTCAACGATCCTTATACCGGCGATATCAAACATCAAAAGGAAGAGCGTGACGGTGATGTTGTAAAAGGTGAATACTCTCTGGTGGAACCCGATGGCAATGTTCGTACAGTCAAATACTATGCCGATTGGGAGACTGGATTCCATGCTGAAGTCATTAATAGTCGAGATTCCGCAAAATTAGTCACAAAACGGAGTTCACCGAAATCGTGA
- the LOC120778185 gene encoding 40S ribosomal protein S4 produces the protein MARGPKKHLKRLAAPKAWMLDKLGGVFAPRPSSGPHKLRESLPLMIFLRNRLKYALNGAEVTKIVMQRLIKVDGKVRTDPTYPAGFMDVITIEKTGEFFRLVYDVKGRFTIHRISAEEAKYKLCKVKKTQLGAKGVPFVVTHDGRTIRYPDPLIKANDTVQVDIATGKITDYIKFDSGNLCMITGGRNLGRVGTVVNRERHPGSFDIVHVKDSQGHVFATRLTNVFIIGKGNKPYISLPKGKGVKLSIAEERDKRLAAKTH, from the exons ATG GCGCGAGGTCCCAAGAAGCATTTGAAGCGTTTAGCAGCACCCAAGGCATGGATGTTGGACAAATTGGGAGGAGTGTTTGCTCCTCGTCCCTCCAGTGGCCCACACAAATTGCGGGAGTCATTGCCCTTGATGATTTTCTTGAGAAATCGTCTAAAGTATGCGCTGAATGGTGCTGAGGTGACCAAAATTGTTATGCAGCGTCTGATCAAGGTTGACGGCAAAGTCCGTACCGACCCAACATATCCAGCTGGTTTCATGG ATGTCATCACCATTGAAAAAACTGGTGAATTCTTCCGTTTGGTGTACGACGTTAAGGGCCGCTTCACCATTCACCGCATTTCAGCCGAGGAAGCCAAG TACAAATTGTGCAAAGTCAAGAAGACACAGCTCGGTGCCAAGGGTGTTCCATTCGTGGTTACACACGACGGCCGAACCATCCGTTACCCCGATCCTCTCATCAAGGCCAACGATACTGTTCAGGTAGACATTGCCACCGGTAAAATCACTGACTACATCAAATTCGACTCAG GAAATCTTTGCATGATCACTGGAGGTAGAAATTTGGGTCGTGTCGGTACTGTTGTCAACCGTGAGAGACATCCCGGTTCCTTCGATATCGTTCACGTAAAGGACTCGCAAGGACATGTGTTTGCCACCAGATTGACAAATGTTTTCATCATCGGCAAGGGCAATAAACCCTACATTTCTCTGCCAAAGGGCAAGGGTGTTAAATTGAGCATTGCTGAGGAACGCGACAAGCGTTTAGCTGCTAAAACTCATTAA